The DNA sequence tttttttttcttttttcatagCAAAGCGTGGAAAGCTTACGAATTCCGTGGAAAACTACAGCTGCGTAAATATATGACATTTCTTCAGTggataatttttcaaatccaTAGACGAATTTGCAACAGTAGTTTTCATCGTGACATAAGGTCATAAAATACGTAGAACCAGTAGATGATGGATAGTGCACTAAAACAATAAAACGTTATGTCATAATGTGTATTAGTCTCTCGATCACTTGCAACTAATTCTCACAAAATTGGACAGTGTAGTTCTCGAGATTCTCACGATTCAGAGCCATTACAGCTACTTCTTCTCTTCCTCTTTCCACTGAGCTTTCCGTTACTGGAATTTGATCACCAAGACCAATTTTGGGTACGATCGCAGTGTAAAGATTTGTAGTGTTCATCCCTTCCATGATGGAAATCAAAGACCCTCTTCTACCCGCAAATATACCAGTACCAGTGCTACCGATTAGCGGATTGTTTGCACCAGCTGCCAACAGATTGATATTGTTTGTGTATGCCCAGCTATGTTGAACTTGTACTGCAGTTAAAAATGGCATTTCGCTGTACCACATGGTGGGATAAATGATGTCAGTAATGTTTTCGCTTCGAATCAGCTCCAACGCTGGATAGCGAAACAGTATAtcgaaacaaataaaatgaccAAATCTAACGCCAAAATCTGTTTCGAATACGGCTAACGTCGGCACTAACGGCCTATCAACATCTTCGCCAAACAAATTAAACTTGCGATAACGTGAAACAACCATTCCGTTTCTGTCAAAGACAACATTAGTATTGTAATAGCTCATTCTATCTTCACGATCCGAACAATTGCGTTGGTCATTCTGTTCTATCATATCTTCATCCGGACAGTAAACTTTAGTAACgacaccaacaacaacatatCGTTGATACATTTTGGCTGAACAAGAAATTTGCTTCACAAGATTATCTTCCAGATAGTCTACGCTGTCACAGGGCGACACCTTATCCTTTGGCTCTGGAATTTCAACCGCTGTTTGCATTTGATTCAAGGTCATTTCAGGAAAAACGATGATGTCCAGAGTCATAGGCGCGGTTCTcataatttccaaataattagCCAGATTTGAAGCTGTGCGCGAGTACTGTGTTATGGATGGTTCTCTTTCGTAGTTGAATTCAACAACACCAGCCTCGTAACTTGGAGAGGATGGTAGAgaaatctaattaaaaaacttgatttataaagagaaatttgaaaaaaataaagaattctACTTGAAATGAAgtcccaaaaattaaaagaattgtCAGTAACAGTAAAACCTTCATTTTCACGTGACGTTTCTTCGACGAAACCTAATCAGCGAATGCTCGTATTTTATTCTCCGCTTGTTGTGCCTTTGCTCAAATAGATATGATTAGATTGTCGACACTTAATCAGTAAGCCACATGAATGCGGATCGGTCACATTCTAATATACTCAGGTAAGCAGGTTAGcatcaacaaacaaacactaGTATTAGGAGCAATCCTGATTTgtaaaaagaataatttgaaGTACAAGTTAACAACGCACAGATCTATACAAGCTTCTGAAGGAACAGGTCTCTTATTCTTTTCCTCGGACTGTAAAGTCTGGTAAATACGTACATGCAGCGTATTGCGTATACGAGAAAATTTCGCTTTTTGCATCTTTGTTCCACGGAATATTTTATAGAATGcaacgagaaaaataaatcaattacacctacaaaaatatcacaaaaaaataataaaatcagaatttCAGTTGGTTACAAAATTCGTTATTTCAACCAACTGTCACCAATTTTCGTTGTGTGaagattatttaaaaaaagaacctTGAAACACGTAGGTACATAATAGAACTTTTCGATCATAGGTGCAGTGACAAAAAACGTCGAATTATGTTCGTAAGGCacaaaatagtatatttcttACCGAGAACTAAAAAGTGatatcgcaaaaactgcaggttatttcattaactttgggaacacgggAACACCAACCAGTGCATACACTCCACCTGTAGTAGGTCTTCCCAagaccgacattagtacagcataacaatgattttatataattatttcttgagtaattgccgaaaaactgttcgcgggaccctctgacaagccttcacttttgaacactttgcaccgaaaacaaacaaaattaatcgaaaaaattaaagatgctTTCTGGTGAGTCAGTCAAGGAGTCCTGACTCAGTCTCGCCAACTTCTTGTTTGTTACGTTTGTCTGAAGCTACATGTCATATTATACTTGAATGGTCCGTTGCCAATttgcaacgttaaaaaactgAGTGAATTTGTGCAC is a window from the Bradysia coprophila strain Holo2 unplaced genomic scaffold, BU_Bcop_v1 contig_94, whole genome shotgun sequence genome containing:
- the LOC119084813 gene encoding vanin-like protein 2, yielding MKVLLLLTILLIFGTSFQISLPSSPSYEAGVVEFNYEREPSITQYSRTASNLANYLEIMRTAPMTLDIIVFPEMTLNQMQTAVEIPEPKDKVSPCDSVDYLEDNLVKQISCSAKMYQRYVVVGVVTKVYCPDEDMIEQNDQRNCSDREDRMSYYNTNVVFDRNGMVVSRYRKFNLFGEDVDRPLVPTLAVFETDFGVRFGHFICFDILFRYPALELIRSENITDIIYPTMWYSEMPFLTAVQVQHSWAYTNNINLLAAGANNPLIGSTGTGIFAGRRGSLISIMEGMNTTNLYTAIVPKIGLGDQIPVTESSVERGREEVAVMALNRENLENYTVQFLHYPSSTGSTYFMTLCHDENYCCKFVYGFEKLSTEEMSYIYAAVVFHGIRIMDGSGYGVTVCAVIACQTYDKSTCGVRNESLSFDHDWHTLEITGQFPIGDQYIYFPTTLDSSIMPLKINQFGVTKALLSSDSSIMEYSMKSRGKIREFYTFGIYGRDFSLDGTNGSEIVKGSFFSIVVGLTVTAVEYWITERTV